Proteins encoded in a region of the Terriglobales bacterium genome:
- a CDS encoding cyclic nucleotide-binding domain-containing protein: MLSKPTTKDARTPIQKSLFPPPKSSRAGSRFDPEAFLATVGVGRELLKLAKKEPLFTQGEPANTVFYIQRGKVKLTVVNERGKEAT; the protein is encoded by the coding sequence ATGCTTTCCAAACCAACGACCAAAGATGCCCGGACCCCGATACAGAAAAGTCTTTTCCCTCCGCCCAAGAGCAGCCGCGCGGGCAGCCGATTTGATCCTGAGGCCTTTCTTGCCACCGTCGGCGTTGGCCGAGAGCTCCTGAAACTGGCGAAGAAGGAACCCCTGTTTACTCAGGGTGAGCCTGCGAACACGGTTTTCTATATACAAAGAGGCAAGGTGAAGCTCACCGTCGTCAACGAACGCGGCAAGGAAGCGAC
- a CDS encoding recombinase family protein — protein MAENRSIRCVLYARVSTLKHGQDCEVQLRELRQHASARGWEVVHEYIDAGVSGSKESRPQLNQLMTAACRREFDIVAVHRFDRFARSTRHLLMALEEFKSLGVGFVSYSEALDTSTPLGAAMFTILGAISQLEKDIIRERVIAGLRHAKSKGIKLGRPAVPVDVDAVRAARARGLSWRAVGLELGIAPMVCLRAARAVTS, from the coding sequence ATGGCCGAAAATCGTTCTATCCGCTGCGTGCTGTACGCGCGCGTTTCCACTCTCAAACACGGGCAAGACTGCGAAGTTCAGCTCCGTGAATTGCGCCAGCACGCCAGCGCGCGCGGCTGGGAAGTTGTACACGAGTACATTGATGCCGGCGTGAGCGGCAGCAAAGAATCGCGCCCACAACTCAACCAGCTAATGACCGCCGCGTGCCGGCGAGAGTTCGATATTGTGGCGGTTCATCGTTTCGACCGCTTCGCCAGAAGCACTCGGCACCTGTTGATGGCGCTGGAAGAGTTCAAATCGCTGGGCGTGGGATTTGTGAGTTATTCGGAGGCGCTTGACACCAGCACGCCGCTGGGCGCCGCGATGTTCACCATCTTGGGAGCTATTTCTCAGCTCGAAAAAGACATCATCCGCGAGCGCGTAATCGCCGGCTTGCGGCACGCCAAGTCGAAGGGCATCAAGCTGGGCCGCCCGGCGGTGCCGGTGGACGTAGACGCGGTGCGGGCAGCGCGGGCGCGCGGCTTGAGCTGGCGCGCGGTGGGGCTGGAGTTAGGCATCGCTCCGATGGTTTGCCTCCGTGCCGCGCGGGCGGTGACCTCTTGA
- a CDS encoding ChbG/HpnK family deacetylase, translated as MKRLIINADDFGLTRGINRAIAEAYQHGVVTSTTLMAAGSAFEDAVALARTLPQLSIGCHVDLIQLAPVLPCRQLPTLTSGATFRPGFARFARAALRNRLSSEQITAEASAQMGKLQSAGITLSHFDTHKHTHLFPQVLRALLRAAKACGIRALRNPFEPDPLVRLSQLSLRPKMLARYGAVRAFQSMAGKFRHIVETEGFVTTDGTVGIVLTGYLDERRLRGLIRRIPKGTWELVTHPGYNDAMLSPLSALTASRETELALLTADGTRDLLRECGVELISYRDLMAEKVSAKKADH; from the coding sequence GTGAAGCGTCTCATCATTAATGCCGATGATTTCGGCCTCACGCGCGGCATCAATCGCGCCATCGCAGAAGCATACCAGCACGGCGTTGTCACCTCGACGACCTTGATGGCCGCCGGCAGCGCCTTCGAGGACGCGGTCGCGCTCGCCCGGACGCTCCCCCAACTTTCCATCGGGTGCCATGTCGATCTCATCCAACTCGCGCCGGTTTTGCCTTGCCGCCAGCTTCCAACTCTGACCAGCGGTGCGACCTTCCGGCCCGGTTTTGCCCGCTTCGCGCGCGCCGCGCTGCGCAACCGCCTCTCGTCGGAGCAAATCACCGCCGAGGCTTCGGCGCAGATGGGGAAACTTCAATCCGCCGGCATCACGCTCAGCCATTTCGACACGCACAAGCACACCCACCTGTTTCCGCAAGTCTTGCGCGCACTGCTGCGGGCAGCGAAAGCCTGCGGCATCCGTGCCCTTCGTAATCCTTTCGAGCCTGACCCGCTGGTGCGTCTTTCGCAATTGTCGTTGCGTCCGAAGATGCTCGCTCGCTACGGCGCGGTGCGGGCGTTTCAATCGATGGCAGGGAAGTTCCGCCACATCGTCGAGACGGAGGGCTTCGTCACCACCGATGGCACCGTCGGCATCGTGCTCACCGGTTATCTGGACGAGCGGCGGCTGCGGGGGTTGATTCGGCGCATTCCAAAGGGCACCTGGGAACTAGTCACCCATCCCGGTTACAACGATGCCATGTTAAGCCCGTTGTCCGCGCTTACCGCCTCGCGTGAAACTGAGCTTGCCCTTCTCACTGCCGACGGCACGCGTGATCTGCTTCGAGAATGCGGCGTGGAATTGATCTCGTACCGCGACTTAATGGCGGAGAAAGTGTCAGCGAAGAAGGCCGATCACTAG
- a CDS encoding M20/M25/M40 family metallo-hydrolase: protein MRRRVSYAAAALAVVIAAAIAVPAIGAANNESVDLEMITSIRQEAFRNSKVMDTLSELTDRIGPRLTGSPNMKRANEWTRDQFQKWGLANAHLESYGPFGRGWSEESVFVRMTSPDVAMLIAQPEAWTPSTVGMVRGRVMRAKIEKTEDFEKYRGKLAGQIVVLGDMREVKPHEEAEMRRYDDKRLDEVYQYQAVERHGYQRPPREEMIRRLQFRKELAKFLTEEKPAVIIKPSNGDGGTIFVQGTQAYKKDEPAGVPSLVMGIEHYGRIMRLMDREVPVELEIEVKTKFYDDDAMAYNTVAEIPGADKKDEIVMLGGHMDSWHTGTGATDNGCGVAVAMEAVRILKSLGVKPRRTIRIALWSGEEEGLLGSKAYVTQHIGERQQPKDLSPTEAALPSYMRRQQGPVIPKAEWGKVSAYFNLDNGSGKIRGIYTQENASVRPIFEAWLEPFRDLGATTVTMKSTGGTDHLSFDAVGVPGFQFIQDPLEYDTRTHHSNMDVYERAQKDDLMEAAAIMASFVYNAAMRDQMMPRKPLGNDTQLLRAETKPAGEASSVKVKKAGKKE, encoded by the coding sequence ATGCGACGCAGGGTCTCGTATGCAGCGGCCGCGCTGGCGGTTGTCATCGCGGCGGCCATCGCCGTACCCGCCATCGGCGCGGCGAACAATGAGAGTGTTGACCTGGAAATGATCACCAGCATTCGCCAGGAAGCGTTCCGTAATTCCAAGGTGATGGACACCCTCAGCGAACTGACCGACCGCATTGGTCCGCGGCTGACCGGTTCGCCGAACATGAAGCGGGCCAACGAGTGGACGCGGGACCAGTTCCAGAAATGGGGCCTGGCGAACGCCCACCTGGAGAGTTACGGACCGTTTGGCCGGGGCTGGTCGGAGGAATCGGTGTTCGTGCGCATGACCTCGCCGGACGTGGCCATGCTGATTGCGCAGCCGGAAGCCTGGACTCCTTCCACCGTCGGCATGGTGCGCGGGCGCGTGATGCGCGCCAAAATCGAGAAAACGGAAGATTTCGAGAAATACCGCGGAAAACTGGCGGGCCAGATCGTTGTCCTGGGCGACATGCGCGAGGTGAAACCGCACGAAGAAGCGGAGATGCGTCGCTATGACGACAAGCGGCTCGACGAGGTGTACCAGTACCAGGCAGTGGAGCGGCACGGATATCAGCGGCCTCCCCGCGAAGAGATGATCCGACGCCTCCAGTTCCGCAAGGAATTGGCGAAGTTCCTGACCGAGGAAAAGCCGGCGGTCATCATCAAGCCGAGCAACGGCGATGGCGGGACTATTTTTGTCCAGGGTACGCAGGCCTACAAGAAGGACGAACCCGCGGGCGTGCCCAGCCTGGTCATGGGAATCGAACACTACGGACGCATCATGCGGCTGATGGATCGCGAGGTGCCCGTGGAGTTGGAAATCGAGGTCAAGACAAAGTTTTACGATGACGACGCCATGGCTTACAACACGGTGGCGGAAATTCCGGGAGCCGATAAGAAGGATGAGATCGTGATGCTCGGAGGCCACATGGATTCATGGCACACGGGCACCGGCGCCACTGACAATGGCTGTGGAGTCGCGGTCGCCATGGAGGCGGTCAGGATCCTGAAATCGCTGGGCGTCAAGCCACGGCGGACGATCCGCATTGCGCTGTGGAGCGGCGAAGAAGAGGGCCTGCTGGGCTCCAAGGCCTATGTCACGCAACACATCGGAGAACGCCAGCAACCCAAGGACCTGAGCCCGACTGAGGCGGCGCTGCCCTCGTACATGCGGCGGCAACAAGGGCCGGTGATTCCCAAGGCGGAGTGGGGCAAGGTGTCGGCGTACTTCAACCTGGACAACGGCTCGGGAAAAATACGGGGCATCTACACCCAGGAGAACGCGTCGGTGCGGCCGATCTTCGAAGCCTGGCTGGAACCGTTCCGCGACCTCGGCGCAACCACGGTCACCATGAAATCGACCGGTGGAACCGATCACCTCTCGTTCGACGCCGTGGGCGTGCCGGGTTTCCAGTTCATCCAGGACCCGCTCGAGTACGATACCCGGACACACCACTCCAACATGGACGTCTACGAGCGCGCGCAGAAAGACGATCTGATGGAAGCGGCGGCCATCATGGCGTCGTTCGTGTACAACGCCGCCATGCGCGACCAGATGATGCCGCGCAAGCCGCTCGGAAACGATACCCAGTTGCTGCGCGCGGAGACGAAACCCGCGGGCGAAGCATCGTCCGTCAAAGTTAAGAAAGCGGGCAAAAAGGAGTGA